A window of Cryptomeria japonica chromosome 3, Sugi_1.0, whole genome shotgun sequence contains these coding sequences:
- the LOC131051122 gene encoding protoheme IX farnesyltransferase, mitochondrial — protein MAMILRNSSSKVGYFRLRAVYATSIPKRDELFGTQGGNGKDRPTAFTAGRSFDLQTSSAAGMNSTLFGPFYKGFGGGRVRTVASASASAALEESSTKARGLFEAVQHYGQCYWELSKAHLSMLVVATTGAGFVLGSGASIDLAGLCWTCTGTMMVAASANSFNQIFEVSNDAKMKRTMRRPLPGGRISIPNAMTWAVTMGATGSALLLCKANALAAGFAASNLFLYALVYTPLKQIHPINTWVGAVVGAIPPLIGWVAASGQITLGGLVLPAALYFWQIPHFMAIAYLCRNDYATGGFKMLSLLDVSGARTSLAALRNCVYLLPVGFLAYDWGITSAWFGLETVLLTSGMGVTAVLFYLNRNTKNARRLFHASLLYLPILMVGMLFHRLPNSQFDRSTNDLVERERINMAFGSVELPDNEESKDRYKLRKQPISNQLRPPVSYASVAPFPFLPVPTFASDK, from the exons ATGGCTATGATTCTCAGAAATTCTTCCTCCAAAGTTGGATATTTCCGTCTACGGGCAGTATATGCAACCTCAATCCCAAAACGAGATGAGTTATTTGGAACCCAAGGGGGAAATGGCAAGGATCGGCCTACAGCCTTCACGGCGGGCAGGAGTTTCGATCTGCAGACCTCCTCTGCGGCAGGGATGAATTCAACCCTTTTCGGTCCATTTTACAAGGGTTTTGGAGGAGGCCGCGTACGGACAGTTGCTTCTGCTTCCGCTTCTGCCGCGCTGGAGGAAAGCTCTACGAAGGCCAGGGGTTTGTTTGAGGCCGTGCAGCACTATGGACAGTGTTATTGGGAGCTATCCAAAGCGCATTTAAG CATGCTTGTGGTGGCAACTACTGGGGCAGGCTTTGTACTTGGTAGTGGTGCAAGTATTGACTTGGCTGGACTTTGCTGGACCTGTACTGGGACAATGATGGTTGCTGCTTCTGCGAATTCTTTCAATCAG ATTTTTGAAGTAAGCAATGATGCCAAGATGAAACGTACAATGAGACGACCTTTACCTGGAGGAAGAATAAGCATACCTAATGCAATGACATGGGCTGTGACCATGGGTGCTACAGGCAGTGCTTTGTTATTATGCAAg GCTAATGCTCTTGCAGCAGGGTTTGCAGCTTCAAATCTGTTCTTGTATGCACTTGTTTATACTCCACTGAAGCAAATTCATCCAATAAATACATGGGTTGGAGCAGTTGTAGGTGCAATTCCTCCGTTAATTGG GTGGGTGGCAGCCTCAGGACAAATTACGTTGGGAGGACTGGTCCTTCCAGCAGCTCTTTATTTTTGGCAAATTCCACATTTCATGGCAATTGCATATCTGTGCCGGAATGATTATGCTACCGGGGG TTTCAAAATGCTCTCCCTTTTGGATGTCAGTGGGGCAAGGACATCACTTGCAGCTCTTCGAAATTGCGTCTACCTCCTTCCTGTGGGGTTTCTGGCATATGACT GGGGTATCACATCTGCATGGTTTGGGCTAGAGACAGTGCTGCTAACTTCTGGAATGGGTGTCACAGCAGTGCTATTTTACTTAAATCGAAATACAAAAAATGCTCGCAGACTCTTCCATGCTAGTCTTTTGTATCTTCCAATACTAATGGTTGGAATGCTTTTTCATCGTTTGCCCAATTCACAGTTTGATAGGTCTACAAATGATCTAGTTGAAAGAGAAAGGATCAACATGGCCTTTGGAAGTGTTGAATTGcctgacaatgaagaaagcaaagacaggTATAAGTTGAGAAAACAACCTATTAGTAACCAATTACGACCTCCTGTTTCTTATGCTTCTGTGGCGCCATTTCCTTTTTTACCTGTACCTACATTTGCTTCAGATAAGTGA